A genomic stretch from Thauera sp. GDN1 includes:
- a CDS encoding putative toxin-antitoxin system toxin component, PIN family — MSLPHVVLDTNCLVSALIFSRGRFAWLRHAWQTRRFIALASHDTVSELLRVLAYPKFKLTRDERETLLADFLPYVETVKIDQTPEGLPDIRDADDIIFLVLADVGRADALVSGDGDIQAVRDQFHIPILTVAEFADWLLAH, encoded by the coding sequence ATGAGCCTTCCGCACGTTGTCCTCGACACCAACTGCCTTGTCTCCGCCCTGATCTTTTCGCGGGGCAGGTTCGCCTGGCTGCGGCACGCCTGGCAGACCAGGCGCTTCATCGCCCTGGCCAGCCACGACACGGTCAGCGAACTGCTGCGGGTTCTTGCCTACCCCAAGTTCAAGCTCACGCGTGACGAGCGGGAAACGCTACTGGCCGACTTCCTGCCTTACGTCGAGACCGTCAAGATCGACCAGACACCCGAGGGCTTGCCCGACATCCGCGACGCGGACGACATCATTTTCCTGGTGCTCGCTGACGTTGGCCGTGCCGATGCGTTGGTGAGTGGCGACGGTGACATTCAGGCCGTTCGGGATCAGTTCCACATTCCAATCCTGACCGTTGCGGAATTTGCCGATTGGCTGCTTGCGCACTGA
- a CDS encoding glycosyltransferase: MDEIRGFDVGIMPLPDEPWARGKCGFKLIQYMACGLPVVASPVGVNAEIVEDGANGFLARDAGEWVVALVRLKGDAGLGGRLGKAGRKKVEARYCVQVTGAQVVAVVRG; the protein is encoded by the coding sequence GTGGATGAGATCCGCGGCTTCGACGTCGGCATCATGCCGCTTCCCGACGAGCCCTGGGCGCGCGGGAAGTGCGGCTTCAAGCTGATCCAGTACATGGCCTGCGGCCTGCCGGTGGTGGCCTCGCCGGTGGGGGTGAATGCCGAGATCGTGGAGGACGGGGCGAATGGGTTTCTGGCGCGCGACGCGGGTGAGTGGGTGGTGGCGCTGGTGCGGTTGAAGGGGGATGCGGGGTTGGGTGGGCGGTTGGGGAAGGCGGGGAGGAAGAAGGTGGAGGCGCGGTATTGCGTGCAGGTGACGGGGGCGCAGGTGGTGGCGGTGGTGCGGGGGTGA
- a CDS encoding helix-turn-helix domain-containing protein, whose amino-acid sequence MLSRPRPPLSARILLVDDREEDRQLLVDLLRRQGYRLYIGTDGHDAVEKARYVLPDLILMDIRMPGCDGIAACRLLKADPTTAAIPLIFLTAAALPEERVLGLSEGAVDYITKPYHFDEVRLRVAIHLAPQSPDARPAKGSTSDGQMTDPQSGNGQSASSVEHSVYRAAQRLLLADLAETPELSELARAVGTNTRNLNEAFRKFTGVTALNYLREVRMKEAGRLLRETGLDIQTIATDLGYGNAANFSTAFRERFGMPPRQFRNARPEGAGSRDKAGKDAGDDVPSEAKPAGGPGHPSGAA is encoded by the coding sequence ATGCTCAGCAGGCCACGCCCCCCTCTATCGGCACGCATTCTTCTGGTCGATGATCGCGAGGAGGATCGCCAACTCCTCGTCGACCTTCTACGCCGACAGGGTTATCGCCTTTACATCGGCACCGACGGTCATGACGCCGTCGAAAAAGCGCGCTACGTCCTGCCCGACCTCATCCTTATGGACATCCGCATGCCCGGCTGCGATGGCATTGCCGCCTGCCGCTTGCTCAAGGCCGATCCCACTACGGCCGCCATCCCGCTCATCTTCCTGACCGCTGCAGCGCTACCCGAAGAAAGGGTGCTCGGCCTGTCAGAAGGCGCCGTTGACTACATCACGAAGCCTTACCACTTCGATGAGGTGCGACTCCGCGTCGCCATCCACCTTGCCCCGCAGAGTCCAGATGCACGCCCTGCAAAAGGGTCGACGAGCGATGGGCAAATGACAGATCCGCAGAGTGGCAACGGGCAGTCCGCGTCATCGGTCGAGCACAGCGTGTACAGGGCCGCACAACGGCTGCTGCTCGCCGACCTGGCCGAAACGCCAGAGCTGTCGGAACTCGCGCGTGCTGTCGGCACCAACACGCGCAACCTCAACGAAGCTTTCCGCAAATTCACTGGCGTCACCGCGCTCAACTACCTGCGCGAGGTGCGCATGAAGGAAGCCGGCCGGCTACTGCGCGAGACCGGGCTGGACATACAGACCATTGCCACCGACCTTGGCTACGGCAATGCAGCCAACTTCTCCACCGCCTTCCGCGAGCGCTTCGGCATGCCGCCCCGCCAGTTCCGCAACGCCCGGCCGGAAGGCGCGGGCAGCCGCGACAAGGCCGGCAAGGACGCCGGCGACGATGTACCTTCGGAGGCGAAGCCAGCCGGCGGCCCCGGCCATCCGTCCGGCGCCGCGTGA
- the asnB gene encoding asparagine synthase (glutamine-hydrolyzing) — protein sequence MCGMTGFVLAHAGMSGARLRATAATMAAALRHRGPDDAGAWADEQAGVALGHVRLAILDLSPAGHQPMASDSGRYVIAFNGEIYNHLALRAALQAAGAAPPWRGHSDTETLLAGFEHWGVAGTLERSVGMFAIALWDVHARTLTLARDRFGEKPLYYGWAGRGAERAFVFGSELKALRAYPGFDAGVCRESLAQYLRLMYVPAPLSIYQGIYKLQPGCLLTLRDAPPGQGPDAPLLPGEEYGTLALQRWWSLARAVSDGARAPLAEAEAVPALAAQLREAVRLQSLADVPLGAFLSGGVDSATIVALMQAQASRPVQTFTIGFEEAGFDESPHARAVAQHLGTNHQALFVAAAQTREVIPLLPQMFDEPFADSSQIPTYLVCQAARRQVTVALSGDGGDELFGGYNRYFWGPRIWQRVGAWPHGLRQAGARGLLAVSPGRWDAWLSRAGLVRPGEKLHKLGRALQGANTVDELYANLVSEWPAGHGLVLGAGKITDLPLPQPDAGIEDAAARMMYRDAMTYLPDDILCKVDRAAMAVSLETRTPFLDHRVAELVWRMPMHTKLSGDVGKWALREVLYEHVPRALIERPKAGFAIPVGQWLRGALRDWAEALLDECVLREQGYLDPRPIGVAWRQHLSGRYDWTARLWSVLMFQAWLEASR from the coding sequence ATGTGTGGAATGACCGGGTTTGTGCTCGCGCATGCGGGCATGAGCGGGGCGCGCTTGCGCGCGACGGCGGCGACCATGGCGGCGGCGCTGCGGCATCGCGGGCCGGACGATGCGGGTGCGTGGGCGGACGAGCAGGCGGGGGTGGCACTGGGACACGTGCGCCTGGCGATTCTGGATCTGTCGCCGGCGGGGCACCAGCCGATGGCGTCGGACTCGGGGAGGTATGTGATCGCCTTCAACGGCGAGATCTACAACCACCTCGCGTTGCGCGCCGCGCTGCAGGCGGCAGGGGCGGCGCCGCCCTGGCGTGGGCATTCGGACACCGAGACGCTGCTGGCGGGCTTCGAGCACTGGGGGGTGGCGGGCACGCTCGAGCGCAGCGTGGGGATGTTCGCGATCGCGCTGTGGGACGTGCATGCCCGCACGCTGACGCTGGCACGTGACCGCTTCGGCGAGAAGCCGCTGTATTACGGCTGGGCGGGTAGGGGGGCGGAGCGGGCCTTCGTGTTCGGGTCCGAGCTCAAGGCCTTGCGCGCCTATCCGGGCTTCGATGCGGGGGTGTGCCGCGAGTCGCTGGCGCAGTATTTGCGGCTGATGTACGTGCCGGCGCCGCTGAGCATTTACCAGGGGATCTACAAGCTGCAGCCGGGCTGCCTGCTGACGCTGCGTGATGCGCCGCCAGGGCAGGGGCCGGACGCGCCGCTGTTGCCCGGCGAGGAGTACGGCACGCTGGCGCTGCAGCGCTGGTGGTCGCTAGCCCGCGCGGTGTCCGATGGCGCGCGCGCGCCGCTGGCCGAAGCCGAGGCCGTGCCTGCGCTGGCGGCGCAGTTGCGCGAGGCCGTGCGCCTGCAGAGCCTGGCCGATGTGCCGCTGGGGGCCTTCCTGAGCGGCGGGGTGGATTCGGCGACTATCGTTGCCCTGATGCAGGCGCAGGCGAGCCGGCCGGTGCAGACCTTTACCATCGGTTTCGAGGAGGCGGGCTTCGACGAGTCGCCCCATGCGCGCGCGGTGGCGCAGCATCTGGGGACGAATCACCAGGCGTTGTTCGTGGCCGCCGCGCAGACACGCGAGGTGATTCCGCTGCTGCCGCAGATGTTCGACGAGCCGTTTGCGGATTCGTCGCAGATCCCGACCTACCTGGTGTGCCAGGCCGCGCGCCGGCAGGTGACCGTGGCCTTGAGCGGCGACGGCGGGGATGAGTTGTTCGGTGGCTACAACCGCTATTTCTGGGGGCCGCGGATCTGGCAGCGGGTGGGGGCGTGGCCCCATGGGCTGCGCCAGGCGGGCGCGCGGGGCCTGCTGGCGGTGTCGCCCGGACGGTGGGACGCGTGGCTGAGCAGGGCAGGGCTGGTGCGCCCGGGCGAGAAGCTGCACAAGCTGGGGCGTGCCTTGCAGGGCGCAAACACGGTGGATGAGCTGTACGCCAATCTGGTGAGCGAGTGGCCGGCGGGGCACGGATTGGTGCTGGGGGCTGGTAAGATTACAGACCTGCCGTTGCCGCAGCCCGATGCCGGCATCGAGGATGCTGCGGCGCGCATGATGTATCGCGACGCGATGACTTACCTGCCTGACGACATCCTGTGCAAGGTGGACCGCGCGGCGATGGCGGTGAGCCTGGAGACGCGCACGCCGTTTCTTGACCACAGGGTGGCCGAGCTGGTGTGGCGCATGCCCATGCACACGAAGCTGAGCGGCGATGTGGGGAAATGGGCGCTGCGCGAGGTGCTCTACGAGCACGTGCCGCGCGCGCTGATCGAGCGGCCGAAGGCGGGCTTCGCGATCCCCGTTGGGCAGTGGTTGCGGGGGGCGCTGCGCGACTGGGCCGAGGCCTTGTTGGACGAGTGTGTGCTGCGCGAACAGGGCTATCTGGATCCCCGCCCCATTGGGGTGGCGTGGCGGCAGCACTTGAGTGGTCGATACGACTGGACTGCGCGTTTGTGGAGCGTGTTGATGTTTCAAGCCTGGTTGGAGGCGAGTCGCTGA
- a CDS encoding CcdB family protein, whose protein sequence is MARFDVYANPGSHAATTPYLLDVQSDLLDGLDSRMVVPLRSLKTFPKVKLSSRLTPIFTIEGEDFLLETPKMGAVPQRLLKAPVTSLTQQQDQIMAALDFLFQGY, encoded by the coding sequence ATGGCACGCTTTGATGTCTATGCCAACCCGGGAAGTCACGCCGCCACGACACCGTACTTGCTGGATGTGCAAAGCGATTTGCTCGATGGCCTGGATAGCCGGATGGTGGTCCCGCTGCGCAGCCTTAAAACATTTCCGAAAGTGAAGTTATCGTCTCGCTTGACGCCCATCTTCACGATCGAAGGTGAGGACTTTTTGCTTGAAACTCCGAAGATGGGCGCCGTGCCCCAGCGGTTACTGAAGGCGCCCGTGACCTCGTTAACCCAGCAGCAAGACCAGATCATGGCCGCTCTGGATTTCTTGTTTCAAGGCTACTGA
- a CDS encoding AbrB/MazE/SpoVT family DNA-binding domain-containing protein, translating to MLAKRTSKNQVTLPKAIVQSAGEADYYDVTVQDGKIVLTPVRLQQADAVRAKLQELGITQDDVDDAVTWARKGA from the coding sequence ATGCTGGCCAAGCGCACGAGCAAAAACCAGGTCACCTTGCCCAAGGCCATCGTCCAGAGCGCCGGGGAAGCGGATTACTACGACGTCACCGTTCAAGACGGCAAAATCGTGCTGACCCCGGTCCGTTTGCAGCAGGCGGATGCGGTACGCGCCAAACTGCAAGAGTTGGGCATCACGCAAGACGATGTGGACGACGCGGTCACGTGGGCGAGAAAAGGCGCATGA
- a CDS encoding type II toxin-antitoxin system CcdA family antitoxin — MPATQTVRRTRTGVPGKRAINLSLSSDVLDAAKQLDINISQICDNYLREVVRREQERKWREDHADFIAAYNATIEAEGLPLAEWRSF, encoded by the coding sequence ATGCCAGCCACACAGACCGTCCGCCGTACACGCACTGGCGTTCCCGGTAAACGCGCCATCAATCTAAGTCTGAGCAGCGATGTGCTGGATGCCGCCAAGCAACTGGACATCAACATTTCGCAGATCTGCGATAACTATCTGCGCGAGGTGGTGCGCCGTGAGCAGGAACGCAAATGGCGAGAGGATCACGCCGATTTCATTGCTGCCTACAACGCCACCATTGAAGCCGAAGGACTGCCACTGGCCGAGTGGAGAAGCTTCTGA
- a CDS encoding glycosyltransferase family 4 protein gives MKLLLFANTEWYLYNFRRSLAAALRDAGHEVLLVSPPGPYGARLQALGFRWIAAPMERRSLNPLRELALVAWLHRLVRAERVDLVHGFTIKCAVYGSLAARCAGRARVNAVAGMGYVFTSADTRARMLRPLVRTLMRVALGGRRSRLILQNPDDVALFDDAGLVRREQMRLIPGSGVDCRRFAPPHVEVVRDAGARLRVLLPARLLWDKGVAEFVEAARLLRAEGRAVEFLLAGDPDPGNPAAVPEPTVRGWVADGVLTWLGHVDDMPALFASVDVVALPSYREGLPKGLIEAGACGLALVTTDAPGCREVVTHEANGLLVPPKDAVALARAIARLEADPGLRKRLGSAARSRALTEFDERHVIARTLAVYKELLS, from the coding sequence TTGAAGCTGCTGCTGTTCGCCAATACCGAGTGGTATTTGTATAACTTTCGCCGCTCGCTGGCGGCGGCGCTGCGCGATGCGGGGCATGAGGTGCTGCTGGTGTCGCCGCCCGGCCCCTATGGCGCGCGCCTGCAGGCGCTCGGTTTCCGCTGGATCGCGGCGCCGATGGAGCGCCGCAGCCTGAATCCGCTGCGCGAGCTGGCGCTCGTCGCCTGGCTGCACCGCCTGGTGCGGGCCGAGCGTGTGGACTTGGTGCACGGCTTCACTATCAAGTGTGCGGTGTATGGATCGCTGGCGGCGCGCTGCGCCGGGCGCGCGCGGGTGAATGCGGTGGCCGGCATGGGCTATGTGTTCACCAGCGCCGACACCCGTGCCCGCATGCTGCGTCCGCTGGTGCGCACGCTGATGCGCGTGGCCCTGGGAGGCAGGCGATCGCGGCTGATTCTGCAGAACCCGGACGACGTGGCGCTGTTCGATGACGCGGGGCTGGTGCGGCGTGAGCAGATGCGGCTTATCCCGGGGTCGGGCGTAGACTGCCGCCGGTTTGCGCCGCCGCATGTTGAGGTCGTCCGCGATGCCGGCGCGCGCCTGCGCGTGCTGTTGCCGGCCAGGTTGCTATGGGACAAGGGGGTAGCGGAGTTCGTCGAGGCCGCGCGGCTGCTGCGTGCGGAGGGCAGGGCGGTGGAGTTCTTGCTCGCGGGCGACCCGGACCCGGGGAATCCGGCCGCCGTGCCCGAGCCGACCGTGCGTGGCTGGGTGGCCGACGGCGTGTTGACGTGGCTGGGGCATGTGGACGACATGCCAGCGCTTTTTGCGTCGGTCGACGTGGTGGCGTTGCCGAGTTACCGCGAAGGCTTGCCCAAGGGACTGATCGAGGCCGGGGCCTGTGGTCTGGCGCTGGTAACGACCGATGCTCCGGGCTGCCGTGAAGTCGTCACCCACGAGGCGAACGGCCTGCTGGTGCCGCCGAAGGACGCGGTGGCCCTTGCCCGGGCAATCGCGCGCCTCGAGGCCGATCCCGGCCTGCGCAAACGACTCGGCTCTGCAGCCCGCTCGAGGGCCTTGACGGAGTTCGACGAACGCCATGTCATCGCACGGACCTTGGCGGTGTACAAGGAGTTGTTGAGTTAG
- a CDS encoding YdcF family protein produces the protein MFGKLLAAFISPLGTSLALGLLCAVLLACAGRAAWRRLGMGLGVVALAWLWLWSTPLVSDALRGAIEAKAGPRDIDAVATAPVIVVLGGGVSGPRLPLRPHPDLGASADRMWHAARLYRAGKSPALVLSGGTVRTGDGSEAEAMRAFLLDLGVPDAALLIEAASEDTATNAAHTARLLLAQGIDSAVLVTSALHMPRARQAFERAGLRILPAPTDFEVIDVPFDVLRIVPDAGALQASARAMKEIVGLLAGRFAPSGS, from the coding sequence ATGTTCGGAAAACTCTTGGCAGCCTTCATTTCGCCCCTCGGCACCTCACTGGCCTTGGGGCTCTTGTGCGCCGTGCTCCTGGCCTGCGCCGGCCGTGCCGCGTGGCGAAGGCTGGGCATGGGCCTGGGCGTCGTGGCGCTGGCCTGGCTGTGGTTGTGGTCGACGCCGCTGGTGAGCGATGCGCTGCGAGGCGCCATCGAGGCGAAGGCCGGGCCACGTGATATCGATGCGGTGGCCACGGCGCCGGTGATCGTGGTGCTGGGGGGCGGCGTGAGCGGGCCGCGGCTTCCCCTGCGGCCCCACCCGGACCTGGGGGCGTCCGCCGACCGCATGTGGCACGCCGCTCGCCTGTACCGGGCGGGCAAGTCGCCCGCGCTGGTGCTGTCGGGCGGTACGGTGCGTACCGGTGACGGCAGCGAGGCCGAGGCGATGCGGGCCTTTCTGCTCGATCTGGGGGTGCCGGATGCGGCGCTGCTCATCGAGGCGGCGAGTGAGGACACCGCCACCAACGCGGCCCACACCGCGCGCTTGCTGCTGGCGCAGGGCATCGATAGCGCGGTGCTGGTGACCTCGGCCCTGCACATGCCGCGCGCCCGCCAGGCCTTCGAGCGCGCAGGCCTGAGGATCCTCCCGGCCCCGACGGACTTCGAGGTGATCGACGTGCCGTTCGATGTGCTGCGCATCGTGCCGGATGCCGGCGCGCTGCAGGCCAGCGCACGCGCGATGAAGGAGATCGTGGGCCTGCTGGCGGGGCGCTTCGCACCGTCCGGCAGCTAG
- a CDS encoding ATP-binding protein: MDISTVTQSRNLLGAMSVHRDASGQFTPEEAARRPGVVPASPLALRFGFTTATLWLQLRVGNASRGAVTRWLSLGHARLEYVDVYRLDASGSRVEASWPGGVARPLTARPIPGKESLFPVTLAPGEEALLLLRIHGRTLTALDVSIWDPTHYREREAAADLQLLVPAGALLAVAIYLLVSALYRRDLPFIMLALWMCSAVACELAIKGYLYRFLITAGGEPAIRAPVFFLNMSLGLAAAFIHSFLAADKASVLGKVLLGISLAGFALALGAPFGDVQVLATAFLGCLTVLCLAYPFLLVSAWRRRHPNFGLFIVALSGLWGTVLARMLVMLGILPPSEISNVTLSMVYAAGLGCAAMLGVVRRTITQHQDTLSRQNARLQAQQKEHARLEAAIERRTRALQNALIDADEANRAKSDFLARVSHDLRAPLTAILGYADLIIGNGGGQADNGRVIRRSAQHLLGLLNDLIDYARGSSQPDALQPLPVYTASLLNSIAAEGESLARRTHNRFDYQLSCALPAVIEVDEKRLRQILINLLDNAAKFTHHGHIRFSVQCQGEGNADEPLPIVFMVEDTGPGMAPGELDHIFEPFQRLKATESHEGLGLGLAIAKQWADCMNGHIQAESTSGQGTRMRVTMHIKPASEDALSYPHQTCREDNLPELDGDGRRVWVVEDSHEIRNLLCVELRSQGFTALPIANGHDALTLLANPATPVPDLVLTDLKMPFASGEDVLAGARGKWPELPVVLLTATPDAAIAAAASTLLQTQSMDAAARTASSPDAAKPAREHFSAILSKPVSLLLLRQTLADLLGLECASPASTAEDTAALAYPDAARLAEALALVRMGAISDLIDWADTLTAENPAWSDFATQARALAERGEMPRLLSLCQPLLPAAPP, encoded by the coding sequence GTGGACATCAGCACCGTGACGCAGTCGAGAAATCTGCTCGGTGCGATGTCTGTTCACCGCGACGCCAGCGGCCAGTTCACCCCAGAAGAAGCCGCACGCCGTCCTGGTGTCGTTCCCGCCTCGCCACTCGCGCTGCGCTTCGGCTTCACGACTGCCACACTCTGGCTGCAGCTACGCGTCGGCAACGCATCTCGCGGTGCGGTAACGCGCTGGCTGTCGCTCGGGCATGCCCGCCTGGAATATGTCGATGTTTACCGCCTCGACGCCAGCGGCAGCCGCGTCGAAGCCTCGTGGCCCGGGGGCGTCGCCCGCCCACTCACCGCCCGCCCCATCCCCGGCAAGGAATCGCTGTTCCCGGTAACACTCGCCCCTGGCGAAGAGGCACTGCTCCTCCTGCGCATCCACGGGCGCACCCTGACAGCCCTGGATGTGAGCATCTGGGACCCCACCCACTACCGCGAACGGGAAGCCGCTGCAGACCTCCAGCTCCTCGTACCCGCGGGCGCCTTGCTCGCCGTAGCGATATACCTGCTGGTCAGCGCGCTCTACCGTCGCGACCTGCCCTTCATCATGCTCGCGCTGTGGATGTGTTCGGCCGTCGCATGCGAGCTTGCCATCAAGGGATACCTTTACCGCTTCCTGATTACTGCGGGTGGCGAGCCAGCAATCCGAGCACCGGTCTTCTTCCTGAACATGTCGCTGGGCTTGGCGGCGGCTTTCATCCACAGCTTCCTGGCCGCCGACAAAGCATCGGTCTTGGGCAAAGTCTTGCTTGGCATCAGCCTTGCAGGCTTCGCGCTCGCGCTTGGCGCTCCCTTCGGCGACGTACAGGTGCTGGCGACGGCCTTCCTCGGCTGCCTCACGGTGCTATGCTTGGCCTATCCCTTTCTACTCGTGTCGGCCTGGCGCAGGCGCCATCCGAACTTCGGGCTGTTCATCGTCGCCCTGAGCGGGCTGTGGGGGACCGTCCTGGCGCGCATGCTCGTCATGCTCGGCATCCTCCCGCCCAGCGAGATCTCCAACGTAACCCTGTCGATGGTGTATGCCGCGGGCCTGGGTTGCGCCGCGATGCTTGGTGTCGTCCGCCGCACCATCACCCAACACCAGGACACACTGAGTCGGCAAAACGCCCGCTTGCAAGCCCAGCAGAAGGAGCACGCACGGCTCGAGGCCGCCATCGAGCGCCGTACGCGCGCCCTGCAGAACGCCCTCATTGACGCCGACGAGGCCAACCGCGCCAAAAGCGACTTTCTCGCCCGCGTCAGCCACGATCTGCGCGCGCCGCTCACCGCCATCCTCGGCTACGCCGACCTCATCATTGGCAATGGCGGCGGCCAGGCCGACAACGGCCGCGTCATTCGCCGCAGCGCCCAGCACCTGCTCGGCCTGCTCAACGACCTCATCGACTACGCCCGCGGCAGCAGCCAGCCCGACGCCCTCCAGCCGCTCCCGGTGTACACCGCGAGCCTGCTCAACAGCATCGCCGCCGAGGGCGAATCACTCGCCCGCCGCACCCACAACCGCTTCGACTACCAGTTAAGCTGCGCGCTGCCGGCGGTCATCGAAGTCGACGAAAAGCGGTTGCGCCAGATCCTCATCAACCTGCTCGACAACGCCGCCAAGTTTACCCACCACGGCCACATCCGCTTCAGCGTGCAGTGCCAGGGCGAGGGCAACGCCGACGAGCCCCTGCCCATCGTTTTCATGGTTGAAGACACCGGCCCCGGCATGGCGCCCGGCGAGCTCGACCACATCTTCGAGCCCTTCCAGCGCCTCAAGGCCACCGAAAGCCACGAAGGCCTCGGGCTCGGCCTGGCCATCGCCAAGCAATGGGCAGACTGCATGAACGGGCACATCCAGGCCGAAAGCACGTCCGGCCAAGGCACGCGCATGCGCGTCACCATGCACATCAAGCCCGCCTCCGAAGATGCCCTCTCCTACCCCCACCAAACCTGCCGCGAAGACAACCTGCCCGAACTCGACGGCGATGGCCGCCGCGTCTGGGTCGTCGAAGACAGCCACGAGATCCGCAACCTGCTGTGTGTCGAACTACGCAGCCAGGGCTTCACCGCGCTGCCCATCGCCAACGGCCACGACGCCCTCACCCTGCTCGCCAACCCGGCCACGCCCGTACCGGACCTGGTGCTGACTGACCTCAAGATGCCCTTCGCCAGCGGCGAGGACGTGCTGGCCGGGGCGCGCGGGAAATGGCCCGAGCTGCCGGTCGTGCTGCTGACCGCGACGCCTGACGCGGCGATCGCCGCTGCCGCGTCGACGCTGCTGCAGACGCAATCGATGGACGCCGCGGCACGCACGGCCAGCTCGCCCGACGCCGCCAAGCCCGCACGCGAGCACTTCTCCGCCATCCTCTCGAAGCCGGTCAGCCTGCTGCTCTTGCGGCAGACCCTTGCCGACCTGCTCGGCCTCGAATGCGCCTCACCCGCATCCACCGCGGAAGACACTGCCGCCCTCGCGTACCCCGATGCAGCTCGCCTCGCCGAAGCGCTCGCCCTGGTCCGCATGGGCGCCATCTCCGATCTCATCGACTGGGCCGACACCCTCACCGCCGAAAACCCCGCCTGGTCGGACTTCGCCACACAAGCCCGCGCACTCGCCGAACGCGGCGAAATGCCCCGGCTGCTGAGCCTGTGCCAGCCCCTCCTGCCGGCCGCGCCCCCTTAG
- a CDS encoding transposase, producing the protein MTTVTHRRARLFADFDLARAAVQQLRCSDHSGRCRTLAFVLMPDHLHWLVELRAGELSGLVGQFKASVAAAVNRRLGVTGVQRWQRGFHDHAVRREEDLAALARYIVANPMRAGLVRRVGDYPHWDAVWV; encoded by the coding sequence GTGACGACGGTAACCCACCGTCGCGCCCGCCTATTCGCGGACTTCGATCTGGCTCGTGCCGCCGTCCAGCAGCTGCGCTGCAGCGACCACAGTGGACGATGCAGGACCCTTGCATTTGTGCTGATGCCCGATCACCTGCATTGGCTGGTCGAGCTGCGTGCGGGCGAGTTGTCGGGGTTGGTCGGGCAGTTCAAGGCCAGCGTTGCCGCTGCTGTGAATCGGAGACTGGGCGTGACCGGGGTGCAGCGGTGGCAGCGCGGGTTTCATGATCATGCGGTGCGACGGGAGGAAGACCTCGCGGCGTTGGCGCGGTACATCGTTGCCAACCCGATGCGCGCGGGTTTGGTGCGGAGGGTGGGCGATTATCCGCATTGGGACGCGGTGTGGGTGTAG
- a CDS encoding EpsG family protein, producing the protein MWPYWLLFLIPALGALNAARPGAAAQGAMDVRWSAGWGVLLCLLTLVIGYRFQVGGDWGNYLRNFFSVRGATLDEVLAMGDPGYHLLNWLSVEFGWGIFGVNVVSGLLFSAGLLHFCRSLQRPWLALAVAVPYLVIVVAMGYSRQGVALGLAMLGLVALRRGSVAGFVLWVVLGATFHKSAVLLLPIAALAATRNKLWTLFWVGLITLLAYFLLLADAVDALITNYLDAEYQSQGALVRLAMNAVPAAVLLLWWPRFRFSGADGALWRWFAILSLVLMALLFVSPATTALDRIGLYLLPLQLVVFSQLPDVFGTAKANNQGWVALVLGYYAVVQFVWLNYAAHAYAWVPYRFYLLEGLV; encoded by the coding sequence ATGTGGCCCTATTGGCTGTTGTTCCTGATTCCGGCACTGGGGGCGCTTAATGCCGCCCGCCCCGGTGCGGCGGCGCAGGGCGCCATGGATGTGCGCTGGAGCGCGGGTTGGGGGGTGCTGCTGTGCCTGCTGACGCTGGTGATTGGCTACCGCTTCCAGGTGGGCGGCGACTGGGGCAACTATCTGCGCAACTTCTTCAGCGTGCGCGGCGCCACGCTCGATGAGGTGCTGGCAATGGGCGACCCGGGCTATCACCTGCTGAACTGGCTGAGCGTGGAGTTCGGCTGGGGCATCTTCGGGGTGAACGTGGTGAGCGGCCTGTTGTTCTCGGCGGGCCTGCTGCACTTTTGCCGCAGCTTGCAGCGCCCGTGGCTGGCCTTGGCGGTTGCCGTGCCTTACCTGGTGATCGTGGTGGCGATGGGGTATTCGCGCCAGGGCGTGGCCTTGGGGCTGGCGATGCTGGGCCTGGTGGCCTTGCGGCGGGGGTCCGTGGCGGGCTTTGTGCTGTGGGTGGTGCTGGGGGCGACGTTTCACAAGTCGGCTGTGCTGCTGCTGCCGATCGCGGCGCTGGCGGCCACGCGCAACAAGTTATGGACGCTGTTCTGGGTGGGGCTGATCACGCTGCTGGCGTATTTCCTGCTGCTGGCCGATGCGGTGGACGCGCTGATCACGAACTATCTCGACGCGGAATACCAGTCGCAGGGTGCGCTGGTGCGGCTGGCGATGAATGCGGTGCCGGCGGCGGTCTTGCTGCTGTGGTGGCCGCGCTTCCGTTTTTCAGGGGCGGATGGGGCCTTGTGGCGCTGGTTTGCGATCTTGTCGCTGGTGCTGATGGCGCTGCTGTTCGTGAGCCCGGCGACCACGGCACTGGACCGGATCGGCTTGTATCTGCTGCCCTTGCAGCTGGTGGTTTTTTCGCAGCTGCCGGACGTGTTCGGCACGGCCAAAGCCAACAACCAGGGCTGGGTGGCCTTGGTGCTGGGGTATTACGCGGTGGTGCAGTTCGTGTGGCTGAACTACGCCGCGCACGCGTACGCCTGGGTGCCGTACCGCTTCTATCTGCTGGAAGGGCTTGTCTAG